Proteins encoded in a region of the Leptolyngbya subtilissima AS-A7 genome:
- a CDS encoding DUF1636 domain-containing protein, whose protein sequence is MTQPTLFVCALCKFPAAESGVGDTPGGQHLIDQLTNCLAAETGSGEITLQPVRCMAACDRACNAALSAPGKLTFIFNDLLPSQSASDLAEFCRQYAAAANGKVPYGLRSPAIKQATAYVLPPLLAEGVEAAIPERSASRVTH, encoded by the coding sequence ATGACCCAACCAACTTTATTTGTCTGCGCCCTGTGTAAATTCCCCGCCGCTGAGTCTGGCGTGGGCGATACCCCTGGAGGGCAGCACCTGATCGACCAGCTAACGAACTGCCTAGCCGCCGAAACCGGTTCGGGCGAAATCACCCTTCAGCCGGTGCGCTGCATGGCTGCTTGCGATCGCGCCTGCAACGCTGCCCTCAGCGCCCCCGGCAAGCTGACCTTTATCTTCAATGACCTTTTGCCCAGCCAGTCAGCCTCCGACTTGGCAGAGTTTTGTCGCCAGTACGCCGCTGCCGCTAACGGCAAGGTGCCCTACGGGCTGCGATCGCCCGCCATCAAGCAGGCCACAGCCTATGTGCTGCCGCCGCTATTAGCCGAGGGAGTAGAGGCTGCAATTCCGGAACGGAGCGCTTCGCGAGTTACCCATTAA
- a CDS encoding ureidoglycolate lyase: MDDSPPLTLQQLTAQPITPESFAPFGQVIFPSADGATFGPSDAQLKLDRGIPHFYIMTLEAKGTRFRTITRHQRCTQCLGALEGKDWFMAVAPPGKAEQPDPSKIRAFHIPGNCFIKLEVGTWHAGPYFTDAAISFYNLELSDTNITDHQTCSLAQDFGLEFEIVGGEWMS, from the coding sequence ATGGATGACTCTCCCCCCCTCACCCTTCAGCAATTGACGGCACAGCCCATCACCCCAGAGAGCTTTGCACCCTTTGGTCAGGTGATCTTCCCCAGTGCCGACGGCGCTACCTTCGGCCCTAGCGATGCCCAGCTCAAGCTCGATCGCGGCATTCCCCACTTTTACATCATGACCCTAGAGGCCAAGGGCACCCGGTTTCGCACTATTACTCGGCACCAACGTTGTACCCAGTGCCTAGGAGCACTGGAGGGCAAAGATTGGTTTATGGCAGTCGCTCCACCGGGGAAGGCTGAGCAGCCCGACCCGAGTAAAATCCGCGCCTTTCACATTCCCGGCAACTGCTTTATCAAGCTAGAGGTAGGCACTTGGCACGCAGGGCCTTACTTTACCGATGCCGCCATCAGCTTCTACAACTTAGAGCTGAGCGACACCAACATTACTGACCACCAAACCTGTAGTTTGGCCCAGGATTTTGGGCTGGAGTTTGAGATTGTCGGTGGAGAGTGGATGAGTTAA
- a CDS encoding Uma2 family endonuclease, with protein sequence MASPLRFQQHAELHSRLDTRLGTYVAFTSGTRSGIEPTVRIDLDNEPQPDIVFVMDKLTGGQARLSKDGYLEGSPKLVIEITVSSAAIDQGDKKQAYWRNGVAEYLVWQVFENKIDRYALNDGDYQPLPVDDDGVIRSRQFPRLWLAANAILQGDMAQVLTVFSRQSTRHLWFHWSDRRNQAQHCRRVVVTEEGGHVMTCDHARALALAKAGQWDAAHNLVQPYYDRNSCLIHAYLHRVEGDNGNARYWYRQAGETMPANTLEEELERLTDAIVGQA encoded by the coding sequence GTGGCCTCGCCCCTGCGGTTTCAACAGCACGCCGAGCTTCACAGCCGATTAGATACTCGGCTGGGTACCTATGTGGCCTTTACCTCCGGCACTCGCTCAGGCATTGAACCCACAGTGCGCATTGATCTAGATAACGAGCCTCAGCCCGATATTGTATTTGTGATGGATAAATTGACGGGCGGACAGGCTCGACTCAGTAAAGATGGCTACTTAGAAGGTTCGCCGAAACTGGTGATTGAGATTACCGTCAGCAGTGCGGCCATTGACCAGGGCGATAAAAAGCAGGCCTATTGGCGCAACGGGGTGGCAGAGTACCTGGTTTGGCAGGTGTTTGAAAACAAAATTGACCGATATGCGCTCAACGATGGTGATTATCAGCCGTTGCCAGTGGATGATGATGGGGTGATTCGCAGCCGTCAGTTTCCGAGGCTTTGGTTAGCGGCGAACGCCATCCTACAGGGAGATATGGCTCAGGTGTTAACGGTATTCAGTCGCCAGAGCACCAGGCATTTGTGGTTTCACTGGAGCGATCGCCGTAATCAAGCGCAACACTGCCGCCGCGTCGTCGTAACCGAGGAAGGAGGACATGTTATGACCTGTGACCATGCTAGAGCGTTAGCCTTAGCTAAAGCAGGGCAGTGGGATGCTGCTCACAACCTCGTGCAGCCCTACTACGATCGCAACTCCTGCCTGATTCACGCCTACCTACATCGGGTCGAGGGAGACAACGGCAACGCCCGTTACTGGTATCGGCAGGCTGGGGAAACCATGCCCGCCAATACGCTGGAGGAAGAATTGGAGCGGTTAACTGATGCGATTGTGGGTCAGGCGTAA
- a CDS encoding pyridoxal-phosphate-dependent aminotransferase family protein: MDNKLMLMIPGPTPVPEQVLLAMAKHPMGHRSGEFSALMGEVTENLKWLHQTKNDVLVLCSSGTGAMEAGIINFLSAGDKVLVGNNGKFGERWGEVARAYGLDTHEITAEWGKPLNPDDFKAALETDTAKDIKAVIITHSETSTGVLNDVETINSHVKAHGALIMLDAVTSLGAISVPVDEWGLDVVASGSQKGYMIPPGLAFVSVSAKAWEAYETATLPKFYLDLKPYSKGAAKNTTPFTPPVNLFFALHAALQMMQKEGLEAIFARHDRQKRATRAAMAALNLPLFGADDCASPAITAVMPQGVDAEQIRSVMKKQFDIVLAGGQDHLKGKIFRIGHLGFVSDRDILTAVASLEATLTKLGYDQFTPGAGVNAAGQILLA, encoded by the coding sequence ATGGATAACAAGTTGATGCTGATGATTCCGGGGCCGACCCCGGTACCCGAGCAGGTGCTGTTGGCCATGGCCAAGCATCCCATGGGCCACCGTAGCGGAGAGTTTAGCGCCCTGATGGGCGAGGTGACTGAAAACCTCAAGTGGCTGCACCAGACCAAAAACGACGTGCTGGTGCTCTGCTCCAGCGGCACCGGGGCCATGGAAGCCGGCATTATCAACTTCCTCAGCGCGGGCGATAAGGTTCTGGTGGGCAACAACGGCAAGTTTGGCGAACGCTGGGGCGAAGTAGCCCGCGCCTACGGCCTCGATACCCACGAAATTACCGCTGAGTGGGGCAAACCCCTCAACCCCGACGACTTCAAAGCAGCCCTAGAGACCGACACCGCTAAAGATATTAAAGCGGTAATTATTACCCACAGCGAAACCTCTACCGGGGTGCTCAACGATGTGGAAACTATAAACAGCCATGTCAAAGCCCACGGCGCGCTAATCATGCTGGATGCGGTGACTAGCCTAGGAGCTATCTCGGTACCGGTGGACGAGTGGGGTCTAGATGTGGTGGCTTCAGGTTCCCAAAAGGGCTACATGATTCCTCCCGGGCTGGCCTTCGTCAGCGTCAGCGCCAAGGCTTGGGAAGCCTACGAAACGGCTACATTGCCCAAGTTCTACCTCGACCTCAAGCCCTACAGCAAAGGGGCGGCTAAGAATACGACTCCGTTTACCCCCCCGGTCAACCTGTTCTTTGCCCTGCACGCGGCTTTGCAAATGATGCAGAAAGAGGGACTAGAGGCGATCTTTGCTCGCCACGATCGCCAGAAGCGAGCCACCCGCGCCGCCATGGCTGCCCTCAACCTGCCGCTGTTTGGGGCCGACGACTGCGCTAGCCCAGCCATCACTGCCGTCATGCCCCAGGGGGTAGACGCGGAGCAAATTCGCTCGGTGATGAAGAAGCAGTTTGACATTGTCTTAGCTGGGGGCCAAGACCACCTGAAGGGCAAGATCTTTCGGATTGGGCACCTGGGCTTTGTGAGCGATCGCGACATTCTCACCGCCGTCGCATCTTTAGAAGCCACCCTGACCAAGCTGGGCTACGACCAGTTCACCCCTGGGGCTGGGGTCAACGCCGCTGGCCAAATTCTGCTGGCCTAG